Proteins co-encoded in one Micropterus dolomieu isolate WLL.071019.BEF.003 ecotype Adirondacks linkage group LG19, ASM2129224v1, whole genome shotgun sequence genomic window:
- the LOC123957602 gene encoding ELAV-like protein 1, which yields MMEDDDSRTNLIVNYLPQSMSQDELRSLFSSVGDVESAKLIRDKVAGHSLGYGFVNFVNPNDAERAISTLNGLRLQSKTIKVSFARPSSDTIKDANLYISGLPRTLSQQDLEDMFTRFGHIINSRVLVDQASGLSRGVAFIRFDKRSEAEEAVKHLNGHTPPGSSEPITVKFAANPNQARNSQMMSQMYHGQSRRFGGPVHHQAQRFRFSPMSVDHMSSGGGVSGNSSTGWCIFIYNLGQDADEAILWQMFGPFGAVVNVKVIRDFNTNKCKGFGFVTMTNYEEAAMAIHSLNGYRLGDKVLQVSFKTSKGHK from the exons ATGATGGAGGACGACGACTCCAGAACCAACCTGATAGTGAACTACCTGCCGCAGAGCATGAGCCAGGACGAGCTGCGGAGCCTGTTCAGCAGCGTCGGGGACGTCGAGTCCGCCAAGCTGATCCGGGACAAAGTGGCAG GCCACAGTTTAGGTTACGGCTTTGTTAACTTTGTTAACCCTAATGATGCAGAGAGGGCTATCAGTACCCTCAATGGCCTGAGGCTACAGTCTAAAACTATCAAG GTGTCGTTCGCGCGGCCTAGTTCGGACACGATTAAAGACGCCAACCTGTACATCAGCGGGCTGCCGAGGACGCTGAGTCAGCAGGACTTGGAGGACATGTTCACTCGCTTTGGACACATCATCAACTCCAGAGTGCTGGTGGACCAGGCCTCCG GTCTGTCCCGGGGCGTGGCCTTCATCCGGTTCGATAAGAGGTCCGAGGCCGAGGAGGCCGTTAAACACCTGAACGGGCACACGCCCCCCGGCAGTTCGGAGCCAATCACAGTCAAGTTCGCCGCCAACCCGAATCAGGCCAGGAACTCTCAGATGATGTCACAGATGTATCACGGCCAATCACGGCGCTTCGGCGGACCTGTCCATCACCAGGCCCAGAGGTTCAG GTTTTCTCCGATGAGCGTCGACCACATGAGCAGCGGGGGCGGAGTCTCCGGGAACTCGTCCACTGGTTGGTGCATCTTCATCTACAATCTGGGTCAGGACGCAGACGAGGCCATCCTGTGGCAGATGTTCGGGCCGTTCGGCGCCGTCGTCAACGTGAAAGTGATCCGAGATTTCAACACCAACAAGTGCAAAGGGTTCGGCTTCGTCACCATGACCAACTACGAGGAGGCCGCCATGGCGATCCACAGCCTGAACGGGTACCGACTGGGAGACAAAGTCCTGCAGGTCTCCTTCAAGACCAGTAAGGGCCACAagtag
- the LOC123957599 gene encoding lipoamide acyltransferase component of branched-chain alpha-keto acid dehydrogenase complex, mitochondrial-like, which produces MAAVTRGSFAVLRQLLSQQYRRRCFRLQNFRSDRTLQPLAVRWERNLQMFSCRTLHTAVVSRGPVVQFKLSDIGEGIMEVTVKEWYVKEGDKVSQFDSICEVQSDKASVTITSRYDGVIKRLYYDVDATALVGKPLVDIETESSSDLIQEEDVVETPAMAREEHTHQEIKGHKTQATPAVRRLAMENNIKLSEVVGTGKDGRILKEDILNFLAKQTGAILPPTLFQEIQTPPPVPPPAAAAARPASTAAALKAPPTTPKPVFMGKDVTEPLKGQSLFTLRRDDGRKSDVKSGDVGPDQVLAVRWGSLVLCSENTVFPRSLMLPVPERRAVSTRLTDPCSVQRAF; this is translated from the exons atgGCGGCGGTGACCAGAGGCTCCTTCGCGGTGCTCAGACAGCTG CTGAGTCAGCAGTACCGCCGCAGATGTTTCCGGCTGCAGAACTTCAGGTCGGACAGAACTCTGCAGCCGCTCGCCGTCAGATGGGAGAGAAACCTCCAGATGTTCAGCTGCAGGACGCTGCACACCGCCGTCG TGAGTCGAGGACCGGTCGTCCAGTTCAAGCTGTCAGATATCGGAGAGGGGATCATGGAGGTGACGGTGAAGGAGTG GTACGTGAAGGAGGGCGATAAGGTTTCTCAGTTCGACAGCATCTGTGAGGTCCAGAGCGACAAGGCGTCAGTCACCATCACCAGCCGCTACGACGGCGTCATCAAAAGACTCTACTACGACGTGGACGCCACCGCCTTGGTGGGCAAACCGCTGGTCGACATCGAGACTGAGTCCAGCTCAG ACCTGATCCAGGAGGAGGACGTGGTGGAGACGCCGGCCATGGCTCGAGAAGAACACACCCACCAGGAGATCAAAGGTCACAAGACCCAGGCCACGCCCGCCGTCAGACGCCTCGCCATGGAGAACAAC aTAAAGCTCAGTGAGGTGGTGGGGACGGGCAAAGATGGACGCATCCTGAAGGAGGACATCTTGAACTTCCTGGCCAAGCAGACGGGAGCCATCTTACCTCCGACCCTGTTCCAGGAGATCCAGACTCCGCCTCCGGTCCCACCccctgctgctgccgctgccaGGCCCGCGAGCACCGCGGCGGCCCTCAAAGCCCCGCCCACCACGCCCAAACCCGTCTTTATGGGGAAGGACGTCACCGAGCCGCTCAAAGGTCAGAGTCTGTTTACCTTGCGGCGTGATGACGGCAGGAAGTCTGATGTAAAATCCGGGGACGTCGGTCCGGACCAGGTTTTGGCGGTCCGGTGGGGAAGTCTAGTTCTCTGTAGTGAGAATACTGTGTTCCCTCGCAGCCTCATGCTCCCCGTCCCAGAGCGGCGTGCCGTAAGCACCAGGCTCACTGATCCGTGCAGCGTGCAGCGAGCGTTCTGA